One genomic region from Osmerus eperlanus chromosome 6, fOsmEpe2.1, whole genome shotgun sequence encodes:
- the polh gene encoding DNA polymerase eta isoform X1, whose protein sequence is MEYGKERVVALVDMDCFYVQVEQRLNPALKNTPCVVAQYKTWKGGSIIAVSYEARAHGVTRNMWADDAKILCPDLQVARVRESHGKADLTHYREASVEVIEVMSRFAVIERASIDEAYMDLTAAVQQRLKDMTDLHVDPGLLKATHVQGYPQDPSDQEGAPEDTGTDKETKRSRGLQQWLGSLPVPPAGALGLPCAELQLAVGAVIVEEMRAAVEQHTGFRCSAGISHNKVLAKLACGLNKPNRQTVLPLDSVPELFNSLPIGKIRNLGGKLGASISETLKVENMGDLTRFSPAQLGQSFGDKTGPWLYDMCRGIDFEAVKPRQLPKSIGCSKNFAGRTSLVTKEQVQHWLYQLALELEERLTKDKDMNGRVAKQLTVGIRQLGDKKPSSFSRCCALARYDATKISTDSFAIIKSLNTAGNHQAAWTPPLTLLHLSASKFNDAPSAGSGGIAGFLSSDVTSTQSKLSSTQTTQASSDSSPGRPGAIQAFFQRAAEKQRKKREEEEEEEGEGNVEEGGGGSGTSLQSSFMPSSGVEGCVSGQSSSTSTISSSRSSSPPPLVVAIPSPPSASITSFFQRKTLEKSNSGTDEHIGGRETAGHDMTVNDRDTLECGSLSKNGTALSEETAQGHLLGSLTRRSGSPVSCPASPPTASLAPAQLPSSLVSEDLLTCERCGQDVLAWEMPEHYDYHFARDLQDSFSSTSSPSVSSLVAATSLPPPRVGTGTPKSSRGKTRARGQSGPQAKRPRSQGGSSGTLDAFFKRN, encoded by the exons ATGGAGTACGGGAAGGAAAGGGTTGTGGCGCTGGTAGACATGGACTGCTTCTACGTCCAGGTGGAGCAGAGGTTGAATCCAGCCTTGAAGAACACCCCATGTGTGGTTGCCCAATACAAGACGTGGAAGGGAGGCAG TATTATAGCGGTGAGTTATGAGGCCAGGGCTCATGGGGTGACAAGGAATATGTGGGCTGATGATGCTAAAATACTGTGCCCAGATCTCCAGGTGGCGCGGGTTAGGGAGTCTCATGGCAAAGCAGACCTCACTCA TTACCGTGAGGCCAGTGTGGAAGTGATAGAGGTGATGTCTCGTTTTGCTGTAATCGAGAGGGCCAGTATAGACGAAGCCTACATGGATCTGACAGCTGCTGTGCAGCAGAGGCTGAAGGACATGACAGATCTACATGTAGACCCTGGCCTGCTGAAGGCCACCCATGTTCAGGGCTATCCACAGGATCCTTCAGACCAGGAGGGGGCCCCAGAGGACACTGGCACAGATAAAG AGACGAAGAGGTCCAGAGGGCTGCAGCAGTGGCTTGGCTCCCTCCCAGTCCCTCCGGCTGGGGCCCTGGGGCTGCCCTGTGCGGAGCTGCAGCTGGCGGTGGGGGCTGTGAtcgtggaggagatgagagcaGCTGTGGAGCAGCATACAGGCTTCCGCTGCTCTGCTGGGATATCCCACAACAAG GTGTTGGCTAAACTAGCCTGTGGCCTCAACAAGCCCAACCGCCAGACTGTCTTGCCTCTAGACTCGGTACCTGAGCTCTTCAACTCTCTCCCCATTGGCAAGAT TCGTAATCTGGGAGGAAAACTAGGGGCCTCCATCTCCGAGACTCTGAAGGTGGAAAACATGGGAGATCTGACCCGCTTCTCTCCGGCTCAGCTTGGACAGAGCTTTGGGGACAAGACCGG ACCATGGCTGTATGACATGTGTCGGGGGATCGACTTTGAGGCAGTCAAGCCCAGGCAGCTTCCAAAGTCTATTGGCTGCAGTAAGAACTTTGCTGGGAGGACATCGCTTGTCACCAAAGAGCAG gtgcaGCACTGGCTCTACCAGCTAGCTCTGGAGTTGGAGGAGAGGCTGACCAAGGATAAAGACATG AATGGTCGAGTGGCCAAACAGTTGACAGTGGGTATTCGGCAGTTGGGGGACAAAAAGCCAAGCAGCTTCTCCCGCTGCTGTGCGTTAGCACGCTACGATGCTACCAAGATCTCTACCGACAGCTTTGCCATCATCAAGAGTCTGAACACGGCGGGAAATCACCAGGCGGCATG GACTCCGCCCCTCACCTTGCTCCACCTCTCCGCCAGTAAGTTCAATGACGCGCCCTCTGCAGGGTCTGGGGGAATCGCTGGTTTCCTGTCTAGTGATGTCACATCCACGCAGAGTAAGTTGTCCTCCACTCAAACCACCCAGGCCTCTTCGGACTCCAGCCCTGGTAGACCAGGTGCCATCCAAGCCTTCTTCCAAAGAGCTGCAGAGAAAcaaaggaagaagagggaggaagaagaagaagaagagggggaggggaacgtggaggagggtggtggaggctCTGGGACTTCTCTCCAATCATCATTCATGCCTTCCTCTGGGGTTGAGGGCTGTGTGTCCGGGCAATCATCCTCCACTtctaccatctcctcctccaggtcgtcctctccccctccccttgtagtcgccatcccttcccccccttcgGCCTCGATCACCTCCTTCTTCCAGAGGAAGACGCTGGAGAAGAGCAACTCTGGAACAGACGAGCACATTGGTGGCCGTGAGACGGCAGGACACGACATGACAGTAAATGACAGAGACACACTGGAATGTGGGTCACTTTCAAAGAATGGCACAGCATTAAGTGAGGAAACCGCTCAGGGTCATCTGTTAGGCAGCCTCACTAGGAGGTCAGGCTCCCCTGTGTcctgccccgcctcccctcccaCAGCTTCCCTCGCCCCCGCCCAGCTTCCCTCCAGCCTCGTCTCTGAAGACCTGCTCACCTGTGAGCGTTGTGGACAAGACGTCCTGGCCTGGGAGATGCCGGAACACTATGACTACCACTTTGCTCGGGACCTACAAGACTCGTTCTCTTCCACATCCTCCCCTTCTGTCTCCTCACTCGTCGCGGCCAcgtctctcccacctccacgGGTAGGAACAGGTACCCCCAAGTCTTCCCGGGGAAAGACAAGGGCGAGGGGCCAGTCAGGGCCCCAGGCCAAAAGGCCCCGCTCCCAGGGAGGCAGCAGCGGCACCCTGGATGCCTTCTTCAAGAGGAACTAA
- the LOC134022329 gene encoding putative nuclease HARBI1: MYIYIYDSNQTIMETNRRALIAVAGSLYLKAEEEAAELRRLIQRRRARMRRRRMARLRQMLSLIFLNDGTPQNYAQVNYQVSIIKIVFSDEDTKPAFRLARATIQLLVQVLPRKKRHGWSHEMEVYMFVYWLACGASYRVTSNAFSMPVATVCRAVHHVVEEMMTILHRIINFPKADEMEGVGAGFAHLAGHEAFRFAAGAIDGCHIRIGPPAMPQQKSHLNRKPFPIVILQGICDSRGKFIDVYIGNTSSVHDALVLRRSPMFKESLYPPAGYFLLGDGGYPCLQNPVAVVTPFRQPIAGHVEARFNSHHAKARCVIERTFGMLKTRWRSIFLSALEVRPLFVPKVVAACCVLHNLCVSVDDIFEVDHPQHEEEGDNPEDCAEEQEVSGNNLRARLAAHLSAPTELHASLQEHDYIQGIKTQDCAK, from the exons atgtatatatatatatatgactcAAATCAGACAATTATGGAAACAAACAGAAGGGCACTGATAGCAGTGGCAGGGTCACTTTACTTGAAAGCTGAGGAGGAGGCAGCTGAGCTGAGGCGCCTGATCCAGAGGAGGAGGGCCAGAATGAGACGGAGGAGGATGGCGAGGCTTCGTCAAATGCTATCACTTATCTTTCTAAAT gaTGGAACTCCACAGAACTATGCTCAAGTAAATTACCAAGTGTCCATCATCAAGATAGTCTTCTCGGATGAAGACACCAAACCAGCCTTCAGGCTCGCCAGGGCCACCATCCAACTGCTGGTCCAGGTCCTGCCGAGAAAGAAAAGGCATGGTTGGAGCCACGAGATGGAAGTGTACATGTTTGTTTACTGGCTTGCATGTGGTGCTTCATACCGTGTGACATCCAATGCCTTTTCTATGCCAGTGGCTACAGTGTGCAGAGCTGTACACCACGTGGTAGAGGAAATGATGACAATCCTTCACCGCATCATCAATTTCCCCAAGGCCGAtgagatggagggggtgggggcaggattTGCTCACCTGGCCGGCCATGAAGCCTTCCGCTTCGCTGCAGGAGCCATTGATGGGTGCCACATCAGAATCGGTCCACCTGCTATGCCACAACAAAAGAGTCACTTGAACCGCAAGCCCTTTCCCATAGTTATCCTGCAGGGCATTTGTGACAGCCGTGGAAAGTTCATTGACGTGTACATTGGCAACACAAGTTCTGTCCACGATGCCCTTGTCCTGCGGAGATCCCCAATGTTCAAGGAGTCCCTTTATCCCCCGGCTGGTTATTTCCTCCTTGGAGATGGTGGATATCCATGCCTGCAGAATCCTGTGGCTGTCGTCACCCCGTTTCGACAGCCTATAGCTG GACATGTTGAGGCCCGGTTCAACAGCCACCATGCCAAAGCAAGGTGCGTAATTGAGCGCACTTTTGGCATGCTGAAAACTCGCTGGAGATCCATCTTTCTGAGTGCTCTGGAAGTGCGTCCTCTGTTTGTCCCCAAGGTGGTTGCTGCCTGCTGCGTTCTCCACAAcctttgtgtctctgtggacGACATCTTTGAGGTGGACCATCCTCAGCATGAGGAAGAGGGTGACAATCCAGAGGACTGCGCAGAGGAACAGGAGGTGTCTGGCAACAACCTCCGGGCTAGACTGGCTGCACATCTTTCTGCTCCTACAGAACTACATGCATCTCTGCAGGAGCATGATTACATTCAGGGGATAAAAACACAAGACTGTGCCAAGTAG
- the polh gene encoding DNA polymerase eta isoform X2, whose amino-acid sequence MEYGKERVVALVDMDCFYVQVEQRLNPALKNTPCVVAQYKTWKGGSIIAVSYEARAHGVTRNMWADDAKILCPDLQVARVRESHGKADLTHYREASVEVIEVMSRFAVIERASIDEAYMDLTAAVQQRLKDMTDLHVDPGLLKATHVQGYPQDPSDQEGAPEDTGTDKETKRSRGLQQWLGSLPVPPAGALGLPCAELQLAVGAVIVEEMRAAVEQHTGFRCSAGISHNKVLAKLACGLNKPNRQTVLPLDSVPELFNSLPIGKIRNLGGKLGASISETLKVENMGDLTRFSPAQLGQSFGDKTGPWLYDMCRGIDFEAVKPRQLPKSIGCSKNFAGRTSLVTKEQVQHWLYQLALELEERLTKDKDMNGRVAKQLTVGIRQLGDKKPSSFSRCCALARYDATKISTDSFAIIKSLNTAGNHQAAWTPPLTLLHLSASLFGLQPW is encoded by the exons ATGGAGTACGGGAAGGAAAGGGTTGTGGCGCTGGTAGACATGGACTGCTTCTACGTCCAGGTGGAGCAGAGGTTGAATCCAGCCTTGAAGAACACCCCATGTGTGGTTGCCCAATACAAGACGTGGAAGGGAGGCAG TATTATAGCGGTGAGTTATGAGGCCAGGGCTCATGGGGTGACAAGGAATATGTGGGCTGATGATGCTAAAATACTGTGCCCAGATCTCCAGGTGGCGCGGGTTAGGGAGTCTCATGGCAAAGCAGACCTCACTCA TTACCGTGAGGCCAGTGTGGAAGTGATAGAGGTGATGTCTCGTTTTGCTGTAATCGAGAGGGCCAGTATAGACGAAGCCTACATGGATCTGACAGCTGCTGTGCAGCAGAGGCTGAAGGACATGACAGATCTACATGTAGACCCTGGCCTGCTGAAGGCCACCCATGTTCAGGGCTATCCACAGGATCCTTCAGACCAGGAGGGGGCCCCAGAGGACACTGGCACAGATAAAG AGACGAAGAGGTCCAGAGGGCTGCAGCAGTGGCTTGGCTCCCTCCCAGTCCCTCCGGCTGGGGCCCTGGGGCTGCCCTGTGCGGAGCTGCAGCTGGCGGTGGGGGCTGTGAtcgtggaggagatgagagcaGCTGTGGAGCAGCATACAGGCTTCCGCTGCTCTGCTGGGATATCCCACAACAAG GTGTTGGCTAAACTAGCCTGTGGCCTCAACAAGCCCAACCGCCAGACTGTCTTGCCTCTAGACTCGGTACCTGAGCTCTTCAACTCTCTCCCCATTGGCAAGAT TCGTAATCTGGGAGGAAAACTAGGGGCCTCCATCTCCGAGACTCTGAAGGTGGAAAACATGGGAGATCTGACCCGCTTCTCTCCGGCTCAGCTTGGACAGAGCTTTGGGGACAAGACCGG ACCATGGCTGTATGACATGTGTCGGGGGATCGACTTTGAGGCAGTCAAGCCCAGGCAGCTTCCAAAGTCTATTGGCTGCAGTAAGAACTTTGCTGGGAGGACATCGCTTGTCACCAAAGAGCAG gtgcaGCACTGGCTCTACCAGCTAGCTCTGGAGTTGGAGGAGAGGCTGACCAAGGATAAAGACATG AATGGTCGAGTGGCCAAACAGTTGACAGTGGGTATTCGGCAGTTGGGGGACAAAAAGCCAAGCAGCTTCTCCCGCTGCTGTGCGTTAGCACGCTACGATGCTACCAAGATCTCTACCGACAGCTTTGCCATCATCAAGAGTCTGAACACGGCGGGAAATCACCAGGCGGCATG GACTCCGCCCCTCACCTTGCTCCACCTCTCCGCCA GCCTCTTCGGACTCCAGCCCTGGTAG